Genomic segment of Candidatus Anoxymicrobium japonicum:
GCTGACCATTGATGCCGTAATGCAGGCCATGCAAACCATGCAGAGGATGATCGGCGACATCGGCAATGTGATGAGCCGTGTTGCCCAGGGCGATGTCAGCCTGCGCGTGCAGGCTGAAGGACGCGGCAGCCTCAACCAGCTGAAAATTGACATCAATCAGTCACTGGATGCCTTGAATTGCCTGAACGAAATCGCAGTCGTCGCCAGTGCATTGTCCAGAGGCGATTTGAGCCAGAGTATCAGCAAGAGTTATCCCGGTACTTTTGGCGATGTCATCACCAGCATGAACGGCACGGTAGCTGCGCTCAACAGCATGATCAGCGAGATTCATTCCCTGGTCGAAGCTGCTGCCAACCAGGGTGACTTCAGCAAACGCATCGATACCAGCGACAAGCAGGGCTTCGGCAAGACGGTGGGCGAGTCGCTGAACCTGCTTTCCGCTACGACAGACACTGCCCTGAAAGACATCATGCGGGTTGCCAGGGGTTTTGAGACTGGCGACTTTAGCCAGAAAATTACCGGGGACTATCGCGGCACGATCGGTGAGACCAAAGACGGCATTAATGCACTTTCAGAGACAACATCGACTAACCTGAGGGATATTGTGCGGGTTGCCAATGCGCTGGCCGACGGGGATCTGACCCAGAACATCAGCGCTGATTATCCGGGCGAGTTCGGGCAGACCAGCGATGGCATCAATGCAACTGTAACTACCCTGAGGACGCTGGTGGAGGGGATCAAGACTTCAGCCGAGACCATCAACACCGCGGCTAAAGAGATTGCCCAAGGCAACACCGACCTCTCGCAACGCACAGAAGAACAAGCCTCCAGCCTGGAACAGACCGCCTCCAGCATGGAAGAACTCGCCTCCACCGTCAAA
This window contains:
- a CDS encoding ABC transporter permease, with translation MFYKHFKHNEPAAITAIGIVWAGLLVYIWMPALSQVQESGISREMLLPALLTLGSALSLVWWIKSRSFDRQLLARVLAASEEWGKGAIGERLTHIGGNERPVQKLAWHLNNLMDQVEATQVDILYSASSVSKGNFLRKGYPQGLHGEFAAAVKQFYTVADTLSMVTAAITELMNAIAEGDFDKKVDIEAEGDYRLTIDAVMQAMQTMQRMIGDIGNVMSRVAQGDVSLRVQAEGRGSLNQLKIDINQSLDALNCLNEIAVVASALSRGDLSQSISKSYPGTFGDVITSMNGTVAALNSMISEIHSLVEAAANQGDFSKRIDTSDKQGFGKTVGESLNLLSATTDTALKDIMRVARGFETGDFSQKITGDYRGTIGETKDGINALSETTSTNLRDIVRVANALADGDLTQNISADYPGEFGQTSDGINATVTTLRTLVEGIKTSAETINTAAKEIAQGNTDLSQRTEEQASSLEQTASSMEELASTVK